Proteins encoded by one window of Sphingosinicella sp. BN140058:
- a CDS encoding tetratricopeptide repeat protein, translating to MIEGARRKVSGETTRPSASCVPELARAPASGILDRTGDTGSGGSQVEFSSGSAIVPSPRGWGYMKILLAALVATSALTSAAYAADKPVIGPAPAWVKPVAPPATSAKADEAPIRILLTDQQIALEPGRETVYAETSLKIQTPQGLAAGNISLPWRPETDVLTVHKLLIRRGHETIDVLNSGQTFTVLRREQNLESATLDGVLTANIQPEGLQVGDILEFSLSVSSSDPTMKGHVEQFAGAWNGFPIARAHLRIQWPNSLPARLRQTAHLPPMKPVVRGDTSSVELSLDNVAPIVPPQGAPPRYQVGRLVEVTDFASWADLGALMAPLYVRTATIPAQGPLRAELERIRNLSADPEVRTEAALALVQDRVRYVALAMGAGGYVPADAETTWSRRFGDCKGKTALLLALLHAMDIEAEPVAVSTTQGDGMDERLPMVGLFNHVLVRATVAGRTHWLDGTRTGDTSLDRLTTPNFGWGLPLIAKGAALIRMLPEPLSAPTQDVSIRIDASKGISVPAPTKIETILRGDDAIAFNALLANFVGDARDRGLKEYWKARYDFIEVKASGARFDAKTGELHLSMEGEAKLDWANGNYQTDGTGVGYEADFSRDPGPNKDAPFAVPYPIFNRTRETIVLPTGAGEFKLGTGMEVDETAGGIAYRRHATIADGVFTIEKTERSVVPEFSAKDAPAQQAALRMLSERTASIRMPARYKHSGADIAAVKADVPTTSSGYVDRASVFSDRNMLKEALLDYDKAVELDPNNVRAWANRGITRIQVGDLAGARSDLARAEATDPDYVQNAIGRGMLAEADRRPRDAVEAYTRALEQSPDYRFAIEHRAAAYARLGDTEGALRDFTSVIEKHSDDPDGYVGRGNFFLDTGDFDKAIADFDKAQALDPSNEWALANRGLARVHKRDLAAAATDLDAAAKINPRNPVVFRARGVMAEQKGEWRDAIAAFTSALEVEPTNAFALGHRAMAARAGNDDEAALRDAAAALKQNPAWIDLYLMRANILRRQGKQEAALAEAEALTAANPSEGYAHVVAGSIYSAFHKDAEAMRAYEKALALKPEAYIYLNRALRRPKTDLAGRRADIDAALKLEPDSSEAIAAKAELQADSGDLPGAIETYSAALTKSPEEVDLLMGRGIVHARSRNAQQAEADFQRARSKASEPVILNNMCWTKATAGVALESALADCDAALAKKPDVPGFLDSRGLVLLRLGRIDEAIADYDRALAKAPDMASSLFGRAVAWARKGDRAKFDTGVAAATKADPNIREDFERYGVKP from the coding sequence ATGATCGAAGGAGCTCGGCGGAAAGTCTCGGGTGAAACGACGCGCCCTAGTGCGTCGTGTGTTCCCGAATTGGCCCGGGCTCCGGCCAGCGGCATCCTGGACAGAACGGGCGATACCGGCTCGGGGGGATCGCAAGTAGAATTCTCCTCCGGCTCCGCTATAGTGCCTTCACCAAGGGGTTGGGGGTACATGAAAATTCTTCTCGCTGCGCTCGTCGCCACGAGCGCGCTCACGAGTGCGGCCTATGCCGCGGACAAGCCGGTGATCGGCCCGGCGCCTGCCTGGGTCAAACCGGTCGCGCCGCCCGCCACGTCCGCGAAAGCGGACGAAGCACCGATTCGGATCCTGCTGACCGATCAGCAGATCGCGTTGGAACCGGGACGCGAGACGGTCTATGCCGAAACGTCGCTGAAGATACAGACGCCGCAGGGGCTGGCGGCCGGCAACATCTCGCTGCCCTGGCGGCCCGAGACGGATGTCCTGACCGTCCACAAGCTCCTGATCCGGCGTGGCCACGAGACAATCGACGTGCTCAATTCGGGCCAGACCTTCACGGTGCTGAGGCGCGAGCAGAATCTCGAAAGCGCGACACTGGATGGTGTCCTCACCGCCAATATCCAGCCCGAGGGTCTGCAGGTCGGCGATATCCTTGAATTTTCGCTCTCCGTTTCATCGAGCGATCCGACGATGAAGGGCCACGTCGAGCAGTTCGCAGGGGCGTGGAACGGATTTCCTATCGCGCGCGCACACCTCCGCATCCAGTGGCCGAACAGCCTGCCGGCGCGCCTTCGGCAGACCGCCCACCTCCCGCCGATGAAACCCGTGGTCCGCGGCGACACGTCCAGCGTCGAGCTCTCGCTCGACAACGTCGCGCCGATCGTTCCGCCCCAGGGCGCGCCGCCCCGCTACCAAGTCGGGCGTCTGGTGGAAGTCACCGACTTTGCTTCCTGGGCCGATCTCGGGGCGCTGATGGCGCCTCTTTACGTCCGGACCGCAACGATTCCGGCGCAAGGTCCGCTGCGTGCAGAGCTGGAGCGCATTCGGAATCTCTCGGCCGATCCCGAAGTCCGCACCGAGGCGGCGCTCGCGCTCGTTCAGGACCGGGTGCGCTATGTCGCGCTCGCCATGGGTGCGGGCGGCTACGTCCCCGCTGATGCGGAGACGACATGGTCCCGCCGCTTCGGCGACTGCAAGGGCAAGACCGCTCTGCTTCTCGCGCTGCTCCATGCCATGGACATCGAGGCGGAACCGGTCGCGGTCAGCACCACCCAGGGCGACGGGATGGACGAGCGCTTGCCGATGGTCGGGCTGTTCAATCACGTGCTCGTCCGCGCCACCGTGGCCGGGCGCACCCATTGGCTGGACGGGACAAGAACCGGAGACACCAGCCTGGACAGGCTGACCACGCCCAATTTCGGCTGGGGCCTGCCTTTGATCGCCAAGGGCGCAGCGCTCATCCGAATGCTGCCTGAGCCGCTTTCCGCACCGACCCAGGACGTTTCGATTCGGATCGACGCGAGCAAGGGTATCTCCGTTCCGGCGCCGACAAAGATCGAGACCATCCTGCGCGGCGACGACGCAATCGCGTTCAACGCCCTCTTGGCCAATTTCGTCGGCGACGCGCGCGACCGCGGGCTGAAGGAATATTGGAAAGCCCGGTACGACTTCATCGAAGTGAAAGCGTCCGGCGCCCGCTTCGACGCGAAGACGGGCGAACTGCATCTCTCGATGGAGGGAGAGGCGAAGCTGGACTGGGCCAACGGCAACTACCAGACGGACGGAACCGGCGTCGGCTACGAGGCGGACTTCAGCCGCGATCCCGGGCCGAACAAGGACGCGCCCTTTGCCGTGCCCTACCCCATCTTCAACCGCACGCGGGAGACGATCGTGCTCCCTACGGGAGCGGGCGAGTTCAAGCTCGGGACGGGCATGGAGGTGGACGAGACCGCCGGCGGCATCGCCTACCGGCGTCACGCGACCATCGCCGACGGCGTGTTCACCATCGAGAAGACCGAACGAAGCGTCGTTCCCGAATTTTCTGCCAAGGACGCCCCCGCACAGCAAGCGGCGTTGCGCATGCTGAGCGAACGGACCGCGTCGATCCGCATGCCGGCGCGCTACAAACATAGCGGTGCCGACATCGCCGCGGTCAAGGCCGACGTGCCGACGACATCTTCGGGCTATGTCGATCGCGCTTCGGTGTTCAGCGATCGGAACATGCTCAAGGAAGCACTGCTGGACTATGACAAGGCCGTAGAACTCGATCCCAACAACGTCCGTGCCTGGGCGAACCGCGGCATCACGCGCATTCAGGTCGGTGACCTTGCAGGCGCGAGAAGCGACCTTGCCAGAGCGGAAGCGACCGATCCCGATTATGTTCAAAACGCGATCGGGCGGGGCATGCTGGCCGAGGCCGACCGGCGGCCCCGCGACGCGGTCGAGGCCTATACGAGAGCCCTCGAGCAGTCTCCCGATTATCGGTTCGCGATCGAGCATCGGGCAGCCGCCTATGCGAGGCTCGGAGACACCGAGGGCGCGCTCCGGGATTTCACATCGGTGATCGAGAAACATTCCGATGATCCGGACGGCTATGTCGGCAGGGGTAATTTCTTCCTCGACACCGGCGACTTCGACAAGGCGATAGCAGATTTCGACAAGGCGCAGGCTTTGGACCCCTCCAACGAGTGGGCTCTTGCGAACCGGGGGCTCGCCCGGGTCCACAAGCGGGATCTCGCGGCAGCCGCCACCGATCTCGACGCCGCCGCCAAGATCAACCCTAGAAACCCCGTTGTTTTCCGCGCGCGCGGCGTGATGGCGGAGCAGAAAGGGGAATGGCGTGACGCGATTGCGGCCTTCACGTCGGCATTGGAAGTCGAACCGACAAATGCCTTTGCGCTCGGCCACCGCGCCATGGCGGCGCGCGCCGGGAACGATGACGAGGCAGCGCTGCGCGATGCCGCTGCGGCGCTCAAGCAGAACCCGGCATGGATAGACCTCTATCTGATGCGCGCAAACATTCTGCGCCGCCAGGGCAAACAGGAGGCTGCGCTCGCCGAGGCCGAGGCCTTGACCGCCGCCAATCCTAGCGAGGGCTACGCGCACGTCGTGGCCGGAAGCATCTATAGCGCCTTCCACAAGGATGCCGAGGCGATGCGCGCCTACGAGAAGGCGCTCGCGCTCAAGCCGGAGGCCTATATCTACCTCAACCGGGCCCTTCGCCGTCCCAAGACCGATCTCGCCGGCCGGCGCGCCGACATCGATGCGGCCCTCAAACTCGAGCCGGACTCCTCGGAAGCGATCGCGGCAAAGGCGGAACTGCAGGCCGATAGCGGGGACCTGCCCGGGGCGATCGAAACCTATTCCGCTGCGCTGACGAAATCTCCGGAGGAGGTCGACTTGCTGATGGGGCGGGGCATCGTCCACGCGCGATCCAGAAACGCGCAGCAAGCCGAAGCGGACTTCCAGCGCGCGCGCAGCAAGGCGAGCGAACCGGTGATTCTCAACAACATGTGCTGGACGAAGGCGACCGCCGGCGTCGCGCTCGAGTCCGCGCTTGCCGACTGCGATGCGGCGCTTGCCAAGAAGCCCGATGTGCCTGGCTTCCTCGACAGCCGCGGCCTGGTTCTGCTCCGGCTCGGCCGCATCGACGAGGCCATCGCGGATTATGATCGCGCGCTTGCAAAGGCCCCTGACATGGCATCGTCGCTGTTCGGCCGCGCGGTGGCGTGGGCGCGCAAGGGCGATCGGGCGAAGTTCGACACCGGTGTTGCCGCAGCGACGAAGGCCGATCCCAACATTCGGGAAGATTTCGAGCGTTACGGGGTGAAGCCGTAA
- a CDS encoding M10 family metallopeptidase C-terminal domain-containing protein: MTRPTNFFSLPALFSRLRRDRGTDPTPLTEPTPYLLEDGAAGGTWAGKPIFDQQQVIGQLTTDWKIEGRVIRYGFLEARDAVGQTGSEYAGFSAFDGAQKAATRAAMELWDDLVPMHFIETRGNVDIALANTTTGPEQAWAYMPTEDGNPRTPQSNIWVADPDQQWSNGWLSYGGWGATTLVHEIGHSLGLSHPGDYNNGDDSDGDGVPDPISYGNDAVYAQDSMQYSIMSYFLNAYTGAQTLDPSLLTQNYAQTPLLHDILAIQEIYGADPTTRRGNTVYFSNSTAGNAVYDLEHNPFPYLCVYDAGGNDTFDFSTAASGVFVDLRAGAFSSASQGYLPYAEAVAAMTAYNAVKPEGEPKTVWNPDFYAGWTGSMLSMGAAIVAADTGVSGVTATMTRNISIAYNTVIENAVGGESRDYLIGNDVANWLKGNGGDDVLNGLGGNDTLVGGKGADSFCFFDGSGKDVILDFTSGTDCIDLREIDANIFAAGDQAFDFIGSALFGGVAGELRSFASWGTHLLAGDVDGDKVADFTIDLGLATVVVADLFF, from the coding sequence ATGACCCGTCCGACGAACTTCTTTTCCTTGCCCGCTCTGTTCAGCCGCCTGCGCCGGGATCGCGGTACGGACCCGACGCCGCTGACCGAGCCGACCCCTTACCTCCTGGAGGACGGTGCCGCCGGCGGGACGTGGGCCGGCAAGCCGATCTTCGATCAACAGCAGGTGATCGGCCAGCTCACCACGGACTGGAAGATCGAGGGGCGGGTGATCCGCTACGGCTTCCTAGAGGCCCGTGATGCCGTCGGGCAGACCGGGAGCGAATATGCGGGCTTCTCGGCGTTCGACGGTGCGCAGAAGGCCGCCACGCGCGCGGCGATGGAATTGTGGGACGATCTCGTGCCGATGCACTTCATCGAGACTCGCGGCAATGTCGACATCGCGCTCGCCAACACCACCACCGGTCCCGAACAGGCCTGGGCCTATATGCCGACTGAAGACGGCAATCCGCGCACCCCGCAGAGCAACATCTGGGTCGCCGATCCGGACCAGCAATGGAGCAATGGCTGGCTGAGCTACGGCGGCTGGGGCGCCACCACCCTGGTCCACGAGATCGGCCATTCGCTCGGCCTCAGCCATCCCGGCGACTACAATAATGGCGACGACAGCGACGGCGACGGCGTCCCCGATCCGATCTCCTACGGGAATGACGCGGTCTACGCGCAGGACAGTATGCAATATTCGATCATGTCCTATTTCCTGAACGCCTATACCGGCGCCCAGACGCTCGATCCATCGCTGCTGACCCAGAATTACGCACAGACCCCCTTGCTGCACGACATCCTGGCGATCCAGGAGATTTACGGCGCCGATCCGACCACACGCCGCGGCAACACCGTCTATTTCTCCAATTCGACCGCCGGCAACGCGGTCTACGATCTCGAACACAATCCCTTTCCCTATCTGTGCGTCTACGACGCCGGCGGCAACGACACGTTCGATTTCTCGACCGCCGCCAGCGGCGTGTTCGTCGATCTGCGGGCGGGTGCGTTCAGCTCGGCCTCGCAAGGGTATCTCCCCTATGCCGAGGCGGTCGCGGCGATGACCGCTTACAATGCGGTGAAGCCCGAGGGCGAGCCCAAGACCGTGTGGAATCCGGACTTCTACGCCGGCTGGACGGGATCGATGCTGTCGATGGGCGCGGCAATCGTCGCGGCCGACACCGGGGTCAGCGGGGTCACCGCGACGATGACCCGCAACATCTCGATCGCCTACAACACGGTGATCGAGAATGCGGTCGGCGGCGAATCCCGCGATTACCTGATCGGCAACGACGTCGCCAACTGGCTGAAGGGCAATGGCGGTGACGACGTGCTGAACGGCCTCGGCGGCAACGACACGCTCGTCGGCGGCAAGGGCGCGGACAGCTTCTGCTTCTTCGATGGGAGCGGCAAGGACGTGATCCTCGACTTCACATCCGGCACCGACTGCATCGACCTCCGCGAGATCGACGCCAACATCTTCGCCGCCGGCGACCAGGCGTTCGACTTCATCGGCAGCGCCCTGTTCGGCGGCGTCGCCGGAGAGCTGCGGAGCTTCGCCAGCTGGGGGACCCATCTCCTCGCGGGCGACGTCGACGGCGACAAGGTGGCGGACTTCACCATCGATCTTGGTCTTGCGACAGTGGTGGTGGCGGATCTGTTCTTCTGA
- a CDS encoding M10 family metallopeptidase — MTRPTNLFSLPALFDRLRPDRDSAATPASEPTPYLLEDSGGTWSGKPIFNQAQVIAQIDSGAKLQGKTITFGFLDALPTTSSGGVPGEYAGFSPLTEAQRAGTRDAMQLWDDLIAVRVVEERGNGRGASPDISLANTTTGPKVGWAYFPTDDGNNKTPQSSVWINPSPESGNQAIGTGFFGSYTLIHELGHAFGLSHPGDYDSGDDIIDDYGSSAVYAQDSRQFTTMSYFAEQNTGAGVVWNAAIPTTMLPQTPLLHDILTIQAIYGADPTTRRGDTVYFANSNAGNAVYDLGENPFPYLSVYDAGGNDTFDFSTANMGVFLDLRAGAFSSASIGSLTLDEANAIRAEAGSALWDAASYEGFLGFALTRNPGIVEADTGIPGITAPAVRNISIAYNTIIENAVGGEARDYLLGNDVANWLKGNGGDDVLNGLGGNDVLIGGKGADTFSFFDGSGKDVILDFKSGSDKIDLHEIDANILAAGDQAFDFIGSALFGGVAGELRSFVTWTGHVLAGDVDGDKVADFTIDLGLARVAAADLFF, encoded by the coding sequence ATGACCCGTCCGACAAACCTCTTCTCCCTGCCCGCTCTTTTCGACCGCCTGCGCCCCGATCGAGATAGCGCAGCGACGCCCGCTTCCGAGCCGACGCCTTATCTGCTGGAGGACAGCGGCGGCACATGGTCCGGCAAGCCGATCTTCAACCAGGCGCAGGTGATCGCCCAGATCGACAGCGGCGCCAAGCTGCAAGGCAAGACGATCACCTTCGGCTTCCTCGATGCGCTGCCCACCACTTCTTCGGGCGGCGTTCCAGGCGAATATGCCGGCTTTTCGCCGCTGACCGAGGCCCAGCGGGCCGGCACGCGCGACGCGATGCAGCTGTGGGATGATCTCATCGCGGTGCGCGTGGTCGAAGAGCGTGGCAATGGCCGCGGCGCAAGCCCCGACATCTCGCTTGCCAACACCACCACCGGCCCCAAAGTCGGCTGGGCCTATTTCCCGACGGACGACGGCAACAACAAGACTCCCCAAAGCAGCGTCTGGATCAACCCCTCTCCGGAATCGGGCAACCAGGCGATCGGCACGGGCTTCTTCGGCAGCTACACGCTCATCCATGAGCTCGGCCACGCCTTCGGGCTGAGCCATCCAGGCGACTACGATTCCGGCGACGATATCATCGATGATTATGGGAGCAGCGCCGTTTATGCCCAGGACAGCCGCCAGTTCACCACCATGTCCTACTTCGCAGAGCAGAATACGGGCGCCGGCGTCGTCTGGAACGCCGCGATCCCGACCACGATGCTCCCGCAGACACCTTTGCTGCACGACATCCTGACGATCCAGGCGATCTACGGCGCCGATCCGACCACCCGCCGCGGCGACACCGTCTATTTCGCCAACTCCAACGCCGGCAACGCGGTCTACGACCTGGGGGAAAATCCGTTCCCCTATCTCAGCGTCTATGATGCCGGCGGCAACGACACGTTCGATTTCTCCACGGCCAATATGGGCGTGTTCCTCGATCTGCGTGCGGGCGCGTTCAGCTCGGCCTCGATCGGTTCTCTGACCCTCGACGAGGCCAATGCCATCCGTGCGGAAGCCGGCTCCGCGCTATGGGACGCCGCAAGCTACGAGGGCTTCCTTGGCTTCGCCCTCACGCGCAACCCCGGCATCGTCGAGGCCGACACCGGCATCCCCGGGATCACCGCGCCCGCCGTGCGCAACATCTCGATCGCGTACAACACGATCATCGAAAATGCGGTGGGCGGCGAAGCGCGCGACTATCTGCTTGGCAACGACGTCGCCAACTGGCTCAAGGGCAATGGCGGCGACGACGTGCTGAACGGGCTCGGCGGCAATGACGTGCTGATCGGCGGCAAGGGCGCCGACACCTTCAGCTTCTTCGACGGAAGCGGCAAGGACGTGATCCTCGACTTCAAATCGGGCAGCGACAAGATCGACTTGCACGAGATCGACGCCAACATCCTCGCGGCCGGGGATCAGGCGTTCGACTTCATCGGCAGCGCCCTGTTCGGCGGCGTCGCCGGGGAGCTGCGGAGCTTCGTCACCTGGACCGGCCACGTCCTTGCCGGCGACGTCGACGGGGACAAGGTGGCGGATTTCACCATCGATCTCGGCCTCGCCCGCGTGGCGGCGGCGGATCTGTTCTTCTGA
- a CDS encoding Gfo/Idh/MocA family oxidoreductase translates to MRIALAGAGAFGEKHLDGLRNIAGVQVTSLVGRTLDATQKVADKYGIGHVTDDLAETLKRDDVDAVILCTPTQMHAAQALQCLGAGKHVQVEIPLADSLADAEAVVAKQRETGLVAMCGHTRRFNPSHQWIHHRVRAGEIALQQMDVQTYFFRRRNINAKGEPRSWTDHLLWHHAAHTVDLFAYQAGAPIVQANAIEGPHHPELGIAMDMSIQLKAANGAICTLSLSFNNDGPLGTFFRYICDNGTYIARYDDLVNGKEEPIDVSNVDVSMNGIELQDREFIAAIREGREPNSSVAQVLPCYEVLDKLEKQLVAARDR, encoded by the coding sequence ATGCGTATCGCACTCGCCGGCGCCGGCGCCTTCGGAGAGAAGCATCTCGACGGCCTCCGCAATATCGCGGGCGTGCAGGTTACCTCCCTCGTTGGCCGCACGCTCGACGCGACGCAGAAGGTCGCCGACAAATATGGCATCGGCCACGTCACCGACGATCTCGCCGAGACGCTGAAGCGCGACGATGTCGACGCGGTGATCCTCTGCACGCCGACCCAGATGCACGCCGCTCAGGCGCTGCAATGCCTGGGCGCCGGCAAGCACGTCCAGGTCGAGATCCCGCTCGCAGACAGCCTCGCCGATGCCGAAGCGGTAGTCGCTAAACAGCGCGAGACCGGCCTCGTCGCGATGTGCGGTCACACAAGGCGCTTCAACCCCTCGCACCAATGGATCCACCACCGCGTCCGCGCCGGCGAGATCGCGCTCCAGCAGATGGACGTGCAGACCTATTTCTTCCGCCGCCGCAACATCAACGCCAAGGGCGAGCCGCGCAGCTGGACCGATCATCTACTCTGGCATCACGCGGCGCATACAGTCGACCTGTTCGCCTACCAGGCCGGCGCGCCGATCGTGCAGGCCAATGCGATCGAGGGCCCGCACCATCCCGAGCTCGGCATCGCGATGGACATGTCGATCCAGCTGAAGGCGGCCAACGGCGCGATCTGTACCTTGTCGCTAAGCTTCAACAATGACGGCCCGCTCGGCACCTTCTTCCGCTACATCTGCGACAACGGCACCTACATCGCCCGCTACGACGATCTCGTGAACGGCAAGGAAGAACCGATCGACGTTTCCAACGTTGACGTCTCGATGAACGGCATCGAACTCCAGGACCGCGAATTCATCGCCGCCATCCGCGAAGGCCGCGAGCCGAACAGCAGCGTCGCGCAGGTGCTGCCATGTTACGAGGTGCTGGACAAGCTGGAGAAGCAGCTCGTTGCGGCGAGGGATAGGTAG
- a CDS encoding class III extradiol dioxygenase subunit beta produces MARITAGIASSHIPALGVAADLGKTEEAYWAPAFAGYEWTKRFEREQKPDVVILVYNDHASAFDMRIIPTFAIGCAERFQPADEGWGPRKVPVVEGHPDLAWHIAQSCILDEFDMTIINEMDVDHGLTVPLTMMFGDVEQWPARVIPLAVNVVTYPPPSGNRCWALGEAIARAVESFPEDLNVQVWGTGGMSHQLQGTRAGLINAEWDNRFLDRLEGDTQELRHIPHIEYLRETGSEGIEMVMWLIMRGALGARTRTLHRHYHVPASNTAVGHIVLEPVAAEPAGPTATTSGA; encoded by the coding sequence ATGGCGCGCATCACCGCCGGCATCGCCTCCAGCCACATCCCAGCGCTTGGGGTCGCCGCCGATCTCGGCAAGACCGAGGAGGCCTATTGGGCCCCGGCTTTCGCCGGCTATGAATGGACCAAGCGCTTCGAGCGCGAGCAGAAGCCGGACGTCGTCATCCTCGTCTACAATGATCACGCCTCCGCCTTCGACATGCGGATCATCCCCACCTTCGCGATCGGCTGCGCCGAACGCTTCCAGCCGGCCGACGAGGGCTGGGGCCCGCGCAAGGTGCCGGTGGTGGAGGGCCATCCCGACCTCGCCTGGCACATCGCGCAGAGCTGCATCCTCGACGAATTCGACATGACCATCATCAACGAGATGGACGTCGATCACGGCCTCACCGTGCCGCTGACGATGATGTTCGGCGATGTCGAGCAATGGCCGGCCAGGGTGATCCCTCTCGCCGTCAACGTCGTCACCTACCCGCCGCCGTCGGGCAATCGATGCTGGGCATTGGGCGAGGCGATCGCCCGCGCTGTCGAGAGCTTCCCGGAGGATCTCAATGTCCAGGTGTGGGGCACCGGCGGCATGAGTCACCAGCTCCAGGGCACGCGCGCCGGCCTGATCAACGCCGAATGGGACAATCGCTTCCTCGATCGCCTGGAGGGCGACACCCAGGAGCTGCGCCACATCCCGCATATCGAATATCTGCGCGAAACCGGCTCGGAGGGAATCGAGATGGTGATGTGGCTGATCATGCGCGGCGCCCTCGGCGCCCGCACGCGGACCCTCCATCGCCACTACCACGTTCCCGCCAGCAACACCGCCGTCGGCCACATCGTGCTGGAGCCGGTCGCGGCCGAGCCCGCCGGGCCGACGGCAACGACATCAGGAGCTTGA
- the ligA gene encoding protocatechuate 4,5-dioxygenase subunit alpha, whose protein sequence is MNQPRDIHAYLAEFDDIPGTRVYTAKRARAGYHLNQFAMSLMKAENRERWKADERAYLDQWPMTEEQKQAVLDRDYNRLLDLGGNIYFLAKVFSTDGLSFLQAVSTMTGMSVEDYQAMMIAGGRSPEGVRSLRESEAGIPKAEDKEPS, encoded by the coding sequence ATGAACCAGCCCCGCGACATCCACGCCTATCTCGCAGAGTTCGACGATATCCCCGGCACCCGGGTCTACACCGCCAAGCGGGCACGCGCCGGCTATCACCTCAACCAGTTTGCGATGAGCCTGATGAAGGCCGAGAATCGCGAACGCTGGAAGGCGGACGAGCGCGCCTATCTCGATCAGTGGCCGATGACCGAGGAGCAGAAACAGGCGGTGCTCGACCGCGATTACAACCGTCTGCTCGATCTCGGCGGCAACATCTATTTCCTCGCCAAGGTCTTCTCGACCGACGGCCTCTCCTTCCTCCAGGCCGTGAGCACGATGACCGGCATGAGCGTCGAGGATTATCAGGCGATGATGATCGCCGGCGGCCGCTCGCCCGAAGGCGTGCGCTCGCTCAGGGAGAGCGAAGCGGGGATCCCCAAGGCCGAAGACAAGGAGCCAAGCTGA
- a CDS encoding amidohydrolase family protein, with the protein MSLVIDCHGHYTTAPAAHNEWREAQKAAFKAGTALPPYPTISDDEIRETLEANQLRLLRERGADMTIFSPRASAMAHHVGDESVSRAWARANNDLIARCVALYPDIFVGVCMLPQSPAADLQGSVEELERCVTELGFVGCNLNPDPGGGHFRHPPLTDRHWYPIYEKMVELDVPAMIHVSGSCNPGLHATGAFYIAADTIAFMQLIEGDLFKDFPTLRFIIPHGGGAVPYHWGRYRGLADMLKQPSLDTHVMNNVYFDTCVYHQPGIDLLAEVIDTKNILFGSEMVGAVRGIDPETGHHFDDTKRYVDALPISDDQRHAIFEGNARRVFPRLDAKLKEKGR; encoded by the coding sequence ATGAGCCTCGTCATCGATTGCCACGGCCATTACACCACCGCGCCGGCGGCGCATAACGAGTGGCGCGAGGCGCAGAAGGCGGCGTTCAAGGCCGGCACCGCGCTGCCGCCTTACCCGACCATCTCCGACGACGAGATCCGCGAGACGCTGGAGGCGAACCAGCTCCGCCTCCTGCGCGAGCGCGGCGCCGACATGACCATCTTCAGCCCGCGCGCCTCGGCCATGGCCCACCATGTCGGCGACGAGAGCGTCTCCAGGGCCTGGGCCCGGGCGAACAACGATCTCATCGCCCGCTGCGTCGCCCTCTATCCCGACATTTTCGTCGGCGTCTGCATGCTCCCGCAATCGCCCGCGGCCGATCTCCAGGGCTCGGTCGAGGAACTGGAGCGCTGCGTGACGGAACTTGGCTTCGTGGGCTGCAACCTCAATCCCGATCCCGGCGGCGGCCATTTCCGGCACCCGCCGCTCACCGACCGCCACTGGTACCCGATCTACGAAAAGATGGTCGAATTGGACGTGCCGGCGATGATCCACGTCTCCGGCTCGTGCAATCCGGGCCTGCACGCCACCGGCGCCTTCTACATCGCCGCCGACACGATCGCGTTCATGCAGCTGATCGAGGGCGATCTGTTCAAGGATTTCCCGACCCTGCGCTTCATCATCCCCCATGGCGGCGGCGCGGTGCCCTATCATTGGGGCCGCTACCGGGGCCTCGCCGACATGCTGAAGCAGCCCTCGCTCGATACGCATGTCATGAACAACGTCTATTTCGACACCTGCGTCTATCACCAGCCCGGCATCGATCTCTTGGCCGAGGTGATCGACACCAAGAACATCCTGTTCGGCTCGGAGATGGTCGGCGCGGTCCGCGGCATCGATCCGGAGACCGGCCATCATTTCGACGACACCAAGCGCTACGTCGACGCGCTGCCGATCTCCGACGACCAGCGCCACGCCATCTTCGAGGGCAATGCGCGAAGAGTCTTCCCGCGGCTCGACGCGAAACTGAAGGAGAAGGGTCGATGA